The DNA window GTCGAGCTACAAAGCCTTCCGATTATGAACGTTCTATCGCACGCCACGGCAGTCATTGCCGAAGGCGAAGTCATGCAGCTGATGAATATAAAGAACCCGGATCTCACTGAAGACCAATATAGGGTTGTTATTCACAACAAAACCGCGATGTTGTTTGAAGCGTCATCCCATTCGGGTGCTCTGCTCGCAGGCGCGAATGTCGAGCAAGAAAACGCTCTGAAAGGCTACGGCAAACATCTGGGTCTAGCATTTCAGCTGGTTGATGATGTGCTGGATTATCAAGGTGATGCTGAAGCCATGGGGAAAAATGTGGGCGATGATCTGGCCGAAGGAAAAACCACACTGCCCCTCATCTACGCGATGAAGAACAGCAGCGAGAACGAGCGCCAACTCATTCGCCAGGCGATTCGCAAGGGCGGCCTGGACGATCTCCCCAAAGTTCTAAGCATTGTAAAATCATCCGGCGCTATTGAATACACCATGAACAAAGCACATGAAGAGGCTGAGACTGCCCGTAATCTGCTAAATTGCTTGCCGGAATCGGCGTATCGCGAAGCCCTGGAATTACTGACGGAAGCCGCCGTCGCTCGCGTAAGCTGACCCACAGAGCATCGGAAAGTGGCCGGAAATCATGACACCCAAAGACCTTCCGGCCAACCAAGGTGTCATGTGTTCTAGGCTATACTGCGGCGACCAGGCCACCTACTCGTTATAGGGAACTATTCGCATGCACCAGCTGTCGGAACTGGACGCTTCGTTTCTGTACCTTGAATCAGAAACCACCCCAATGCACATTGGAGGCGTTTATCTTTTTGATGCCAGCAGCCTGGAAACGCCTGTCTCCTACGCCACCTTTATCAAATTTATTTGCAGCCGGTTGCACGTTTCACCGATGTTTCGGCAGAAACTCAAAGAAATTCCGTTTCGGCTCGGGCGCCCCTACTGGGTAGACGATACCGAATTCAGCATCGAGCGCCACCTGGCTTACGTATCCCTAGGAGAGAGCGGCAAACAACCCTGCGTCAATGCCCTTGCTGCCAAGATTCTCGAAGAACCGCTCAAACGGGACCGCCCCCTTTGGCACATCACTTTTGTGGACGGCTTCAAACTGGACACACCTCAGGGCGACAGAGACGGCTTCGCCCTGATCGTTAAGCTACACCATGCCTCCATCGATGCCTTCAGCGGTGAAGAAATCATGGGCAAACTGCTGGAATATTCTCCGACCCCCCGAGCCATTAACCCGCCGCGCCCATGGCAACCCCGATCAGAGCCTTCAGAAGAGCGCGTTTTTCTGCAGGCCGGGGCAAATATGTTGAAAGCGCCAATGCAGTTCGCATCGCTGGCCTACAACACCGCCGAAGCAGCCACGCGCGGAATCGTTCAAAAGCAGATCCACAGACTCCCCCTGCCAGCATCACTCTTTACCGCACCGCATTGCCCGTTCAACCGGCAGATCACCGGCAATCGGTCTATTGTGTCTGCCACAGTGGACCTAGCTCGATTAAAGACAATCAAAGCGCAGTTGGGCGATGTCACACTAAACGATGTGGTGCTTGGCGTCTGTGCAGAAGCACTGAACAGATACCTGGTTACCCAAGGCACGAAAACCACCACGCCTCTGGTAGCAATGACCCCGATTTCGGTGCGGTCCAGCAGCCTGCGCCACGCCACGGGCAATCAAATGTCTGCGATGCTGTTGAATCTCGCGACAAATGAATCCGACCCGGCCCTAAGGATCCGTCACATCCATCGCAATGCGGTTGAAACCGAACCTTATCGGGAAGCCATTGCCGCAGAACGCTTGACTGAATTACTTCCGTCCACATTACTGGCGCTGTCCGCACGGCTTTATTCGGAACTTCGAGTCGCCCGCAGCAACCAGCCGCTGTTCAACCTACCAATAACCAACGTACCCGGGCCGCAAATCCCCCTGTACCTGCAAGGCGCCAAGCTGGTGCAGCAGTACAACACTGCCCCCCTGTTCGACAGCATGGGGCTCGTCATTGTAGCCGTCAGCTATGAGGGGATGTTAACGCTCAACTTCACCTTATGCCCGGATGTAGTCCGCGATGGCGAGAGTCTGGAAGGTTTGGTGCACGACAGTCTTGAAGCGATTGAAATGCGGGCGGAAGCCGCTGGAGAAGCTGTTATTGACCAACTCGGGGGCACAAACCCGAAAACCTTATCGAATGAAATATACAGCTACCTGGAAGGCTTACTAAAAAAGCGTCCTTTGCGCTTTAGGCGCTAGCCCATTTGGCTAGCGCCAACATCCGAGCTACTCGAACGCCCAGCGAAGGAAGGTTTTCTTCTCCTCGTCTGTCGCTTCACCCCATAAACGCTTCATCTTTTCAAGTGTATTGCCAGCGCCGACATCGTAGCCGCTTTCCCCACCGGCAAACACGGGGGTGCGCGCTTC is part of the Marinobacter sp. JH2 genome and encodes:
- a CDS encoding polyprenyl synthetase family protein, whose protein sequence is MTAQRIHDTVAEDFSRVNDLIIQRLASDVPMVEKIAQYIIESGGKRLRPLLVLLSSQAAGYNKDDHLKLAAVIEFLHTATLLHDDVVDTSDMRRGRSTANAKWGNAPSVLVGDFLYARAFEMMVELQSLPIMNVLSHATAVIAEGEVMQLMNIKNPDLTEDQYRVVIHNKTAMLFEASSHSGALLAGANVEQENALKGYGKHLGLAFQLVDDVLDYQGDAEAMGKNVGDDLAEGKTTLPLIYAMKNSSENERQLIRQAIRKGGLDDLPKVLSIVKSSGAIEYTMNKAHEEAETARNLLNCLPESAYREALELLTEAAVARVS
- a CDS encoding wax ester/triacylglycerol synthase family O-acyltransferase; amino-acid sequence: MHQLSELDASFLYLESETTPMHIGGVYLFDASSLETPVSYATFIKFICSRLHVSPMFRQKLKEIPFRLGRPYWVDDTEFSIERHLAYVSLGESGKQPCVNALAAKILEEPLKRDRPLWHITFVDGFKLDTPQGDRDGFALIVKLHHASIDAFSGEEIMGKLLEYSPTPRAINPPRPWQPRSEPSEERVFLQAGANMLKAPMQFASLAYNTAEAATRGIVQKQIHRLPLPASLFTAPHCPFNRQITGNRSIVSATVDLARLKTIKAQLGDVTLNDVVLGVCAEALNRYLVTQGTKTTTPLVAMTPISVRSSSLRHATGNQMSAMLLNLATNESDPALRIRHIHRNAVETEPYREAIAAERLTELLPSTLLALSARLYSELRVARSNQPLFNLPITNVPGPQIPLYLQGAKLVQQYNTAPLFDSMGLVIVAVSYEGMLTLNFTLCPDVVRDGESLEGLVHDSLEAIEMRAEAAGEAVIDQLGGTNPKTLSNEIYSYLEGLLKKRPLRFRR